A genomic stretch from Oleomonas cavernae includes:
- the speB gene encoding agmatinase, which produces MPDPSFPQPQDAALIPRFAGLPTFMRLPISTSALGVDIGLVGVPFDGGTTNRAGARHGPREIRNASSFIRRIHHASGISPYDLARVADLGDSPVNPIDLMKSLDLITGFFSEIKGHGTIPISAGGDHLITLPILRALASTTPVGMVHFDAHSDTNDRYFGDNLYTHGTPFRRAVEEGLLDPRRVIQIGIRGSIYDPSDLDFAKAAGFRIVFIEEFVKRTPEDIIAEAREIVGDKPVYVSFDVDAIDPSQAPGTGTPEIGGFTTFEAQRMVRGLQGLNIIGADVVEVSPPFDLSNMTSILGATLMFELLCIVAARFQA; this is translated from the coding sequence ATGCCTGACCCGTCGTTCCCCCAGCCCCAGGATGCCGCGCTGATCCCGCGTTTCGCCGGATTGCCGACCTTCATGCGGCTGCCGATCTCGACCTCGGCATTGGGCGTGGACATCGGCCTGGTGGGCGTACCCTTCGACGGCGGCACCACCAACCGGGCCGGTGCACGCCATGGGCCCCGGGAAATCCGCAATGCCTCCAGCTTCATCCGCCGCATCCACCATGCCAGCGGGATTTCGCCCTACGACCTGGCCCGGGTGGCCGATCTGGGCGATTCCCCGGTCAACCCGATCGACCTGATGAAGTCGCTGGACCTGATCACCGGCTTCTTCAGCGAGATCAAGGGCCACGGCACCATCCCGATTTCGGCCGGCGGCGACCACCTGATCACCCTGCCGATCCTGCGCGCCCTGGCCTCGACCACGCCGGTGGGCATGGTCCATTTCGACGCCCATTCCGACACCAACGACCGCTATTTCGGCGACAATCTCTATACCCACGGCACCCCTTTCCGCCGCGCGGTGGAAGAAGGCCTGCTCGACCCCAGGCGGGTGATCCAGATTGGCATCCGCGGCTCGATCTACGACCCCTCCGACCTCGATTTCGCCAAGGCCGCGGGTTTCCGCATCGTCTTCATCGAGGAATTCGTCAAGCGCACGCCTGAGGACATCATCGCCGAGGCGCGGGAAATCGTGGGCGACAAACCGGTCTACGTTTCCTTCGACGTCGATGCGATCGACCCCTCCCAGGCGCCGGGCACCGGCACGCCGGAGATCGGCGGCTTCACCACCTTCGAGGCCCAGCGCATGGTGCGCGGCCTCCAGGGCCTGAACATCATCGGCGCCGATGTGGTCGAGGTCTCGCCGCCCTTCGACCTCTCCAACATGACCTCGATCCTGGGCGCTACCTTGATGTTCGAACTGCTGTGCATCGTCGCAGCGCGGTTCCAGGCCTAA
- a CDS encoding Panacea domain-containing protein, producing MIAQQPGIDLHAMLKACYFADKHHLNKYHRPVFGATYRAMRFGPVPVEIYEMAKGEALWLAELGDDRFPWKLEGYRLQGNGANADLDHDVFSDSDFESLKHGFGISSHMTFNARTSATHGADWQAAKLGTMRYEDMIDDSPRKAEIVADLRQNAAHIRL from the coding sequence ATGATTGCCCAGCAGCCGGGCATCGATTTGCATGCAATGCTGAAGGCTTGCTACTTTGCCGATAAGCATCACCTCAACAAATATCACCGCCCGGTCTTTGGCGCGACCTATCGCGCCATGAGGTTCGGCCCCGTTCCCGTCGAGATTTACGAGATGGCGAAGGGCGAAGCCCTCTGGCTGGCTGAATTGGGCGATGACCGGTTTCCATGGAAACTCGAGGGGTATCGTCTGCAAGGCAATGGCGCGAATGCCGACCTTGACCACGATGTTTTTTCGGATTCGGATTTCGAGTCCTTAAAGCACGGCTTTGGCATTTCTTCTCACATGACGTTCAACGCGCGCACGTCTGCGACGCATGGGGCTGACTGGCAAGCCGCCAAGCTGGGAACCATGCGCTACGAGGACATGATCGACGATTCCCCCAGGAAGGCTGAAATCGTTGCGGACCTCCGGCAGAATGCCGCCCACATCCGGCTGTGA
- a CDS encoding DUF6471 domain-containing protein: protein MAALAFSGENLNLIGCIAAIWRFCNKNQALNKSQLISIGYESLCRRQPFQACEAGRLKGPPVSHAATDNETDWAEQAKAELKRRDVSYRELAEKPTALGIHETERNIANKIGRGGFTAAFLIQCLHAIGCATLRLEDA, encoded by the coding sequence ATGGCCGCCTTGGCTTTCTCCGGAGAGAATTTAAATCTGATCGGCTGCATTGCCGCAATATGGCGATTCTGCAATAAGAATCAAGCACTTAATAAAAGTCAATTGATTTCAATCGGTTATGAGTCGCTGTGCCGCCGGCAGCCTTTCCAAGCCTGCGAGGCGGGCCGTTTGAAAGGGCCACCGGTTTCTCATGCGGCAACGGACAACGAAACGGACTGGGCGGAGCAAGCCAAGGCGGAGCTCAAGCGCCGCGACGTGTCCTACCGGGAGTTGGCGGAGAAGCCAACCGCGCTCGGAATCCACGAGACAGAGCGCAACATTGCGAACAAGATTGGCCGGGGCGGATTTACGGCGGCTTTTCTGATCCAATGTTTACACGCAATCGGCTGCGCGACGCTGCGCTTAGAGGATGCCTGA
- a CDS encoding vWA domain-containing protein has protein sequence MTMIHAPLARAWQYRRPAALSVAFVSLLAACSPDQTSQTATGSTRPRDPSTGADPGPQADALGTLREAPAKVAAPSTLAVGGAPVPSAPMPEPTTDRFTDAEQNPVKVVAEEPVSTFSSDVDTASYAVARRYLREGQMPPAGAVRVEEMINYFPYDLAGPSDPARPFTTRVAVMPNPWNVDTKLMTVSIKALDLSEGRRPPLNLVLLVDVSGSMGPPDRLALLKTSFIDFARSLRDEDKISIVTYASGVATVLEPTSGENKRKIIAAIEGLGAGGSTAGADGIERAYGLARANFDRHAVNRVILATDGDFNVGITDPKALESYVVEQRKQGIYLSVLGVGIGNLNDALMQRMAQAGNGNAAYVDSAIEGRKVLQEEAASTLVPVADDVKFQVEFNPQKVSEYRLIGYETRALRRQDFTDDRIDAGDVGSGKVVTAIYEITPAGSRGYVEPLRYGTPEATSGSTDHGEEFAHLRIRYKQPGHDTSALIERPVTASDVVAGLGDASDDQRFAVAVAAYGQKLAGVSFVADLSWSQIADLAQGARGEDVNGYRAEFVQLIKAADSID, from the coding sequence ATGACGATGATCCACGCCCCGCTGGCGCGTGCCTGGCAATACCGCCGGCCCGCCGCGCTTTCCGTTGCCTTTGTCTCGTTGCTTGCCGCCTGTTCGCCGGACCAGACGTCCCAGACCGCCACCGGCAGCACACGGCCGAGGGATCCCTCGACCGGGGCGGACCCTGGCCCACAAGCGGATGCGCTCGGCACGCTCCGCGAGGCACCGGCCAAGGTCGCCGCGCCGTCCACCCTCGCGGTGGGCGGCGCACCGGTCCCGTCGGCCCCGATGCCCGAGCCCACCACCGACCGCTTCACCGATGCCGAACAGAACCCGGTCAAGGTGGTGGCCGAGGAGCCGGTCTCCACATTCTCCTCCGATGTCGACACCGCGTCCTATGCGGTCGCCCGGCGTTACCTGCGCGAGGGCCAGATGCCGCCGGCCGGTGCCGTGCGGGTCGAGGAGATGATCAACTACTTCCCCTATGACCTGGCCGGCCCCAGCGACCCGGCCCGGCCCTTCACCACCCGCGTCGCGGTGATGCCCAACCCGTGGAACGTCGACACCAAACTGATGACCGTGTCGATCAAGGCGCTGGACTTGAGCGAGGGCCGCCGGCCGCCGCTGAACCTGGTGCTGCTGGTCGACGTCTCGGGCTCGATGGGGCCGCCGGACCGCCTCGCCTTGCTGAAGACCTCGTTCATCGATTTCGCCCGCAGCCTGCGGGACGAGGACAAGATCTCGATCGTGACCTATGCCAGCGGCGTCGCCACGGTGCTGGAGCCGACCTCGGGCGAGAACAAGCGCAAGATCATCGCGGCGATCGAGGGCCTGGGCGCTGGCGGTTCCACGGCGGGTGCCGACGGCATCGAGCGGGCCTATGGCCTGGCCCGCGCCAATTTCGACAGGCACGCGGTCAACCGCGTCATCCTGGCGACCGACGGCGACTTCAACGTCGGCATTACCGATCCCAAGGCGCTGGAGAGTTATGTCGTCGAACAGCGCAAGCAGGGCATCTATCTCTCGGTCTTAGGCGTCGGCATCGGCAACCTGAACGATGCCCTGATGCAGCGCATGGCCCAGGCCGGCAACGGCAACGCGGCCTATGTCGACAGCGCCATCGAGGGCCGCAAGGTGTTGCAGGAGGAAGCGGCCTCGACCCTGGTGCCGGTGGCCGACGATGTGAAGTTCCAGGTCGAGTTCAACCCGCAGAAGGTCAGCGAGTATCGCCTGATCGGCTACGAGACGCGCGCCCTGCGCCGCCAGGATTTCACCGACGACAGGATCGATGCCGGCGACGTCGGCTCGGGCAAGGTGGTCACCGCGATCTATGAGATCACCCCGGCGGGGTCCAGGGGCTATGTCGAGCCCCTGCGCTACGGCACGCCGGAGGCGACCAGCGGCAGCACCGATCACGGCGAGGAATTCGCCCATCTGCGCATCCGCTACAAGCAGCCGGGCCATGACACCAGCGCCCTGATCGAACGGCCGGTGACCGCCAGCGACGTGGTTGCCGGCCTGGGCGATGCCAGTGACGACCAGCGCTTCGCCGTGGCCGTCGCGGCTTACGGCCAGAAGCTGGCCGGGGTGAGCTTCGTCGCCGACCTGTCCTGGTCGCAGATCGCCGATCTGGCCCAAGGGGCGCGGGGTGAGGACGTCAATGGTTACCGGGCGGAATTCGTCCAGTTGATCAAGGCCGCCGACAGCATCGATTGA
- a CDS encoding phosphoenolpyruvate carboxykinase, giving the protein MRQTGTHISRHGLDLQGIRNVSAAYWNLDTPALYEEAIRRSEGVLAEGGPLVVKTGQHTGRSASDKFTVKDAETESAIWWGKSNVAITPEAAAGLRAKVRAYLEGKEIFVQDLYGGADPANRVKVRVVTEFAWHSLFIRNLLVRPAAEDLPDFLPEFTIIDMPSLLADPAVDGTKSGTFIVVDFAAKTIVIGGTSYAGEIKKSVFTILNYLLPVKGVMPMHCSINVGKAGDSAVFFGLSGTGKTTLSADPERELIGDDEHGWSEHGVFNFEGGCYAKMIRLSPTAEPEIYSTTKRFGTVLENVVIDPVTRKLDLDDASLAENSRGAYPLDFIANASATGIAGHPKNIIMLTADAFGVLPPISRLSPEQAMYHFLSGYTAKVAGTEKGLGKEPQATFSTCFGAPFMPRHPTVYGNILKDKIARHGASCWLVNTGWTGGEYGTGSRMPIAVTRALLRAALDGSLNQVQFRIDPNFGFEVPVAVPGVPTEILDPRQTWADKAAYDAKAKHLVGLFIDNFAQFEAHVDDAIRSAAPKAA; this is encoded by the coding sequence TTGCGCCAGACTGGCACCCATATTTCGCGACATGGCCTCGACCTCCAGGGGATTCGGAACGTCTCCGCCGCCTACTGGAATCTCGATACGCCGGCCCTCTATGAAGAGGCGATCCGCCGCAGCGAGGGGGTCCTTGCGGAAGGCGGTCCTCTGGTCGTCAAGACCGGCCAGCACACCGGCCGTTCGGCCAGCGACAAGTTCACCGTGAAGGACGCCGAGACCGAGAGCGCGATCTGGTGGGGCAAGTCCAACGTCGCCATCACCCCAGAGGCGGCCGCCGGCCTGCGGGCCAAGGTTCGCGCCTATCTCGAGGGCAAGGAAATCTTCGTGCAGGACCTCTACGGCGGCGCCGACCCGGCCAACCGCGTGAAGGTCCGCGTGGTCACCGAATTCGCCTGGCATTCGCTGTTCATCCGCAACCTGCTGGTCCGCCCGGCGGCCGAGGATCTGCCGGACTTCCTGCCCGAATTCACCATCATCGACATGCCCAGCCTGCTGGCCGATCCGGCGGTGGACGGCACCAAGAGCGGCACCTTCATCGTCGTCGACTTCGCGGCCAAGACCATCGTCATCGGCGGCACCTCCTATGCCGGCGAGATCAAGAAGTCGGTCTTCACCATCCTGAACTACCTGCTGCCGGTGAAGGGCGTGATGCCCATGCACTGCTCGATCAACGTCGGCAAGGCCGGCGATTCGGCGGTGTTCTTCGGCCTTTCGGGCACCGGCAAGACCACCCTGTCGGCCGACCCCGAGCGCGAGCTGATCGGCGACGACGAACACGGCTGGTCGGAACACGGCGTGTTCAACTTCGAAGGCGGCTGCTACGCCAAGATGATCCGCCTCTCGCCCACGGCCGAGCCGGAGATCTACTCGACCACCAAGCGTTTCGGCACCGTGCTGGAAAACGTCGTGATCGACCCGGTCACCCGCAAGCTGGACCTGGACGACGCCTCGCTGGCCGAGAATTCGCGCGGCGCCTATCCGCTGGACTTCATCGCCAATGCCTCGGCGACCGGCATTGCCGGCCATCCCAAGAACATCATCATGCTGACGGCCGACGCCTTCGGCGTGCTGCCGCCGATCTCGCGCCTGTCGCCTGAACAGGCGATGTACCACTTCCTGTCGGGCTACACCGCCAAGGTCGCCGGCACCGAGAAGGGCCTGGGCAAGGAGCCGCAGGCGACCTTCTCGACCTGCTTCGGCGCGCCCTTCATGCCTCGTCACCCGACGGTCTACGGCAACATCCTGAAGGACAAGATCGCCCGTCACGGCGCCTCGTGCTGGCTGGTCAACACCGGCTGGACCGGCGGCGAGTACGGCACCGGCAGCCGCATGCCGATCGCCGTCACCCGCGCCCTGCTGCGCGCCGCCCTGGACGGTTCGCTGAACCAGGTGCAGTTCCGCATCGATCCCAACTTCGGCTTCGAGGTGCCCGTGGCCGTTCCCGGCGTGCCGACCGAGATCCTGGACCCGCGCCAGACCTGGGCCGACAAGGCCGCCTACGACGCCAAGGCCAAGCACCTGGTGGGGTTGTTCATCGACAACTTCGCCCAGTTCGAAGCCCATGTGGACGACGCGATCCGCTCGGCAGCTCCCAAGGCCGCCTGA
- a CDS encoding response regulator transcription factor: MSTKAPPKIALVDDDRNILTSVSIALEAEGYAVETFTDGAAALTAFGRSAPDLAVLDIKMPRMDGMEVLRRLRQASSLPVIFLTSKDDELDEVLGLRMGADDYIRKPFSQRLLIERIKALLRRAEAVTEGDEARPEPLMVRGRLTLDPLRHACTWGDQQVTLTVTEFLILQALAQRPGHVKSRDQLMDAAYDDQVYVDDRTIDSHIKRLRKKFKSVDADFGSIETLYGIGYKFDES; encoded by the coding sequence TTGAGCACGAAAGCCCCGCCGAAGATCGCCCTGGTCGATGACGACCGGAACATTCTCACCTCGGTCTCCATCGCCCTGGAGGCCGAAGGCTATGCCGTGGAAACCTTCACCGACGGGGCGGCGGCGCTGACCGCCTTCGGCCGCTCGGCCCCCGACCTGGCCGTGCTGGACATCAAGATGCCGCGCATGGACGGGATGGAGGTGCTGCGCCGCCTGCGCCAGGCCTCGTCCCTGCCGGTGATCTTCCTGACCTCGAAGGACGACGAGCTGGATGAGGTGCTGGGCCTGCGCATGGGCGCGGACGACTACATCCGCAAGCCGTTCTCGCAGCGCCTGCTGATCGAACGGATCAAGGCCCTGCTGCGCCGCGCCGAGGCGGTGACCGAGGGCGACGAGGCCCGGCCCGAGCCCTTGATGGTGCGCGGCCGCCTGACCCTGGACCCGCTGCGCCACGCCTGCACCTGGGGCGACCAGCAGGTCACCCTGACGGTCACCGAATTCCTGATCCTGCAGGCCCTGGCCCAGCGGCCGGGCCATGTGAAGAGCCGCGACCAGTTGATGGACGCGGCCTATGACGATCAGGTCTATGTCGACGACCGCACCATCGACAGCCACATCAAGCGGCTGCGCAAGAAATTCAAGAGCGTCGATGCCGACTTCGGCTCGATCGAAACGCTCTACGGCATCGGCTACAAGTTCGACGAAAGCTGA
- a CDS encoding LysR family transcriptional regulator → MKVDNIDLRLLRVFHALAEHGGFAGAQAELGLTPSTLSIHLSNLEQRLGMILCERGRGGFRLTDKGERVHLSTKRLFTALEGFRSETASLRGKLVGELQIGLVDSTVTDSHSPIAGAIRRFEQRDNDVHIRLMVDRPSALNHALLDGRMNLAVGVFPRHVAGVDYEILYKERSLLYCGEGHELFGKPANQIDQAAIARCRFVARAYSLERDMAAMGRVIHKASVENMEAQAHLILSGCFVGFLPEHYAQAWVTAGRMQALDAARYALESEIALATPGVGKPNMVVRTFCDDLRAVNTAFPPRD, encoded by the coding sequence ATGAAAGTCGACAATATCGACCTGCGCCTGTTGCGGGTCTTTCACGCGCTGGCCGAACACGGCGGCTTTGCCGGGGCCCAGGCTGAACTGGGCCTGACCCCGTCGACCCTTTCCATCCACCTGAGCAACCTCGAACAGCGCCTCGGCATGATCCTGTGCGAGCGCGGCCGCGGCGGCTTCCGCCTGACCGACAAGGGCGAGCGGGTGCACCTGTCGACCAAGCGCCTGTTCACCGCCCTGGAAGGCTTCCGCTCGGAAACCGCGTCCTTGCGCGGCAAGCTGGTGGGCGAGTTGCAGATCGGCCTGGTCGACAGCACGGTGACCGACAGCCATTCGCCCATCGCCGGCGCCATCCGCCGCTTCGAGCAGCGCGACAACGACGTCCACATCCGCCTGATGGTCGACCGGCCCTCAGCCCTCAACCACGCCCTGCTGGACGGCCGCATGAACCTGGCGGTGGGCGTCTTCCCCCGCCATGTCGCCGGCGTCGACTACGAAATCCTCTACAAGGAACGCAGCCTGCTCTATTGCGGCGAGGGCCACGAGCTGTTCGGCAAACCGGCCAATCAGATCGACCAGGCGGCGATCGCCCGGTGCCGCTTCGTCGCCCGCGCCTACAGCCTGGAGCGCGACATGGCCGCCATGGGCCGGGTGATCCACAAGGCCAGCGTCGAGAACATGGAGGCCCAGGCCCACCTGATCCTGTCGGGCTGCTTCGTCGGCTTCCTGCCCGAACACTATGCCCAGGCCTGGGTCACCGCCGGCCGCATGCAGGCACTGGACGCTGCCCGCTATGCCCTGGAATCCGAGATCGCCCTGGCCACACCCGGTGTGGGCAAGCCCAACATGGTGGTGCGCACCTTCTGCGACGACCTGCGTGCCGTGAACACCGCCTTCCCGCCCCGGGATTGA
- a CDS encoding HugZ family pyridoxamine 5'-phosphate oxidase has protein sequence MTTQESPADSARDLVRRTPTAALAVTLGDGSPYASLVLAATDHGGQPLLFISRLAEHTRALEADPRASLLFDGTVGLADRLTGARVSLVGRLARDDDPWLKERFFRRHPAAEIYRDFADFSLWRMVVERAHLVAGFGRIHWIDGGAFVLNAAQYAALQEGEAGVVAHMNEDHLDAIALYATQLLGEADADWRISGVDPEGIDLIAGDRRSRLRFPSHVSSVMEVRTRLVELVKTARELHKL, from the coding sequence TTGACGACGCAGGAAAGCCCGGCGGATAGCGCCCGCGATCTGGTTCGCCGCACGCCGACGGCGGCCCTGGCCGTCACCTTGGGCGACGGCAGCCCCTATGCCTCGCTGGTCCTGGCCGCAACCGACCACGGCGGCCAGCCGCTGCTGTTCATCTCCAGGCTGGCCGAGCATACCCGGGCGCTGGAAGCCGATCCGCGGGCCTCGCTGCTGTTCGACGGCACGGTCGGGCTGGCCGACCGCCTGACCGGCGCCCGGGTCAGCCTGGTCGGCCGGCTGGCGCGCGACGACGACCCTTGGCTCAAGGAGCGTTTCTTCCGCCGCCATCCCGCCGCCGAGATCTATCGCGACTTCGCCGATTTCTCGCTTTGGCGGATGGTGGTCGAGCGGGCCCATCTGGTGGCCGGCTTCGGGCGGATTCATTGGATCGACGGGGGCGCATTTGTCCTCAATGCTGCGCAATATGCTGCATTGCAGGAAGGGGAGGCGGGGGTGGTCGCCCACATGAATGAAGACCACCTCGACGCGATCGCCCTTTATGCCACGCAATTGCTGGGCGAAGCTGACGCGGACTGGCGAATCTCCGGGGTCGATCCGGAGGGGATCGACCTGATCGCGGGCGACCGGCGCAGCCGGCTGCGCTTCCCGAGTCATGTTTCGAGCGTCATGGAAGTGCGGACGCGGCTTGTAGAATTGGTTAAGACAGCGCGTGAACTGCATAAATTGTGA
- the speB gene encoding agmatinase, with translation MAGYDRGRLDLPFVGFCTFAKSPICSDWDKIDADVAVMGAPFDFGTQWRAGARFGPRSIREASTLFAFGHDGAYDHEDDVTYLADARIVDIGDADIIHTDTVQSHANIEYGVRKILKAGAIPLVLGGDHSVNIPCINAFDDQEPFHVVHVDAHLDFVDERHGVRFGHGNPLRRAAEKPYVTGLTQLGIRNVSSTAKDGYDDARRMGSDILSVRQFRKLGVDAVIERIPAGKRYYLTIDIDGFDPSIAPGTGTPSHGGFTYYEVLELLEGLTRRGTICGIDLVEVAPDYDHTGGTAILAAQLLLNVIGRMLYHRT, from the coding sequence ATGGCGGGATATGATCGCGGCCGGCTGGACCTGCCCTTCGTGGGCTTCTGCACCTTCGCCAAGAGCCCGATCTGCAGCGACTGGGACAAGATCGATGCCGATGTCGCGGTCATGGGCGCGCCGTTCGATTTCGGCACCCAGTGGCGCGCCGGTGCCCGCTTCGGCCCCCGCTCGATCCGTGAAGCCTCGACCCTGTTCGCCTTCGGGCACGACGGCGCCTATGACCACGAGGACGATGTCACCTACCTCGCCGATGCCCGCATCGTTGATATCGGCGACGCCGACATCATCCATACCGACACGGTCCAGAGCCACGCCAACATCGAATACGGCGTGCGCAAGATCCTGAAAGCCGGGGCCATCCCCCTGGTGCTGGGCGGCGACCATTCGGTGAACATCCCCTGCATCAATGCCTTCGACGACCAGGAACCGTTCCATGTCGTCCATGTCGACGCCCATCTCGATTTCGTCGACGAGCGCCACGGCGTGCGCTTCGGCCACGGCAATCCCTTGCGCCGCGCGGCCGAGAAGCCCTATGTCACCGGCCTGACCCAGCTCGGCATCCGCAACGTCTCCTCGACCGCCAAGGACGGCTATGACGACGCCAGGCGCATGGGCTCCGACATCCTCAGCGTGCGCCAGTTCCGCAAGCTGGGGGTGGACGCCGTGATCGAGCGCATCCCGGCAGGCAAGCGCTATTACCTGACCATCGACATCGACGGCTTCGACCCCTCGATCGCGCCGGGCACCGGCACGCCCAGCCACGGCGGCTTCACCTATTACGAGGTGCTGGAGCTGCTGGAAGGGCTCACGCGCCGGGGCACGATCTGCGGGATCGACCTGGTCGAGGTGGCACCCGATTACGATCACACCGGCGGCACCGCGATCCTCGCGGCGCAACTGCTCCTCAACGTGATCGGCCGGATGCTCTACCACCGGACATGA
- a CDS encoding glycosyltransferase family 87 protein, whose product MGDDLAEASVVSPLRQQVARAARVIFPFVVLVVLVDQWPFLTKTFDRGQVFGRDAYNLWTAGRLALEGRTGDIADSAAFARVLAEALGPESNSALSLFLYPPPALLFVAPFGWLPYPVVLALWSILGAACFVMAVGLPRLERPLVVLALVAPMTLVNLVLGQNGLFSAALFIGGLRLAGSRPVFAGVLIGLLAYKPMMGCLLPLVFVVQRQWRVVLTAGATLALACFLPVLFWGPEVWSDYLEKTVPLGRNFLEHGTGIGGAMRLTPFTAMRLLGAEVGASYGVQAAVSLVSVGLCLVYLLRRGPRANLDGLDILVFSAATALVVPYLHFYDLAVITGGLILMWRDDAGASARLLRNGVVPLLWYLPLLGVMLNLVGLPLAPVALIACLALLVFQPMPAAALPP is encoded by the coding sequence ATGGGGGATGATTTGGCCGAGGCAAGCGTGGTGAGCCCGCTGCGGCAGCAGGTGGCGAGGGCGGCGAGGGTCATCTTTCCGTTCGTGGTACTCGTCGTCCTGGTCGACCAATGGCCTTTCCTGACGAAAACCTTTGACCGCGGCCAAGTGTTTGGCCGGGATGCATATAACCTATGGACCGCCGGCCGGCTGGCGCTGGAAGGCCGTACCGGTGATATCGCCGATTCGGCCGCTTTTGCCCGCGTGCTGGCCGAAGCCCTGGGGCCCGAGAGCAATTCCGCCCTCAGCCTTTTCCTCTATCCGCCGCCGGCACTTCTGTTTGTGGCGCCCTTCGGCTGGCTGCCCTATCCGGTGGTGCTGGCGCTCTGGTCAATTCTCGGTGCTGCCTGCTTCGTGATGGCGGTGGGGTTGCCGCGGCTCGAGCGGCCGCTTGTGGTGCTCGCACTTGTCGCGCCCATGACTCTGGTCAATCTGGTGCTGGGGCAGAACGGCCTTTTCAGCGCCGCCCTGTTCATCGGCGGCCTGCGCCTTGCCGGCAGCAGACCGGTCTTCGCCGGGGTGCTGATCGGGCTCCTGGCCTACAAGCCGATGATGGGATGCCTGCTGCCGCTGGTCTTTGTTGTCCAGCGGCAGTGGCGGGTGGTGCTGACGGCCGGCGCTACGCTTGCCCTGGCCTGCTTTCTGCCCGTGCTGTTCTGGGGCCCCGAGGTTTGGTCGGACTATCTGGAAAAGACGGTGCCCCTGGGCCGTAATTTTCTGGAACATGGCACCGGCATCGGCGGGGCCATGCGCCTGACACCGTTCACGGCGATGCGCCTCCTTGGGGCGGAGGTTGGCGCGAGTTACGGGGTTCAGGCGGCGGTCAGCCTCGTCTCTGTTGGCCTTTGCCTGGTCTACTTGCTGCGCCGAGGGCCGCGGGCAAATTTGGACGGCTTGGATATCCTGGTGTTTTCTGCCGCTACCGCCCTTGTCGTGCCCTATCTCCATTTCTACGATCTTGCGGTCATCACCGGCGGCCTGATCTTGATGTGGCGCGATGATGCCGGGGCTTCCGCCCGCCTGTTGCGCAATGGCGTCGTGCCGTTGTTGTGGTATCTGCCGCTCCTTGGCGTGATGTTGAATCTGGTCGGGCTGCCCCTGGCCCCGGTGGCTCTGATCGCCTGTCTTGCCCTTCTCGTGTTCCAGCCGATGCCGGCCGCCGCGCTTCCGCCATGA